In a single window of the Novosphingobium sp. IK01 genome:
- the hpxZ gene encoding oxalurate catabolism protein HpxZ produces MIINDPVALAQVTAAFEAYERALMADDIPAMDALFHDAPTTNRFGVGEVLYGIEAIREFRKGRGGSPQRTLGRVSITTYGDSFATADAEFFREGSEKRGRQSQSWVRFADGWKVVSAHVSLEGNSH; encoded by the coding sequence ATGATCATCAACGATCCTGTGGCTCTGGCGCAAGTGACCGCCGCATTCGAGGCTTACGAGCGCGCGCTGATGGCCGACGATATTCCGGCGATGGACGCGCTGTTCCACGATGCCCCCACCACCAACCGTTTCGGCGTGGGCGAAGTGCTCTACGGGATCGAGGCGATCCGCGAATTCCGCAAAGGGCGTGGTGGATCGCCCCAGCGCACACTCGGGCGCGTCTCGATCACCACCTATGGCGACAGCTTCGCCACCGCCGACGCCGAATTCTTCCGCGAGGGCTCCGAAAAGCGGGGCCGCCAGAGCCAGTCCTGGGTTCGGTTTGCAGACGGCTGGAAAGTCGTTTCGGCGCATGTCAGCCTTGAAGGGAACAGTCATTGA
- a CDS encoding allantoate amidohydrolase, whose translation MVSIAEGSGGVRAVERCRALGRAPYSDMEGGLYRGWLSPAHRASVETLAQWMEEAGMAARIDGAGNLVGTYPGTGNGPPLIIGSHIDSVRDGGFYDGPLGIMLGVECVAALHAQGRHMPFPIEVIAFGDEEGSRFPAAMLTSKAVAGLLDTVPDMADAQGVSLAQALGEWGLSPETLLAARHPGALAYLEAHIEQGPVLEAEGLALGVVTGIAAQLRYEVAVRGLAGHAGTSAMPLRRDALAGAAEMILAIEAIARADHSDLVATVGRLAALPGAANVIAGEVRFTIDVRAGESPRRDHAAQAVLAEIAAIAARRGLSLDHRLIHDLPPSPCDPALMDGLEAALVGAGYPARRLVSGAGHDAMIMAAIAPTAMLFTRCREGVSHNPAEHVEEADAQAALAVMLGFIENLGVSCA comes from the coding sequence ATGGTGAGCATTGCGGAAGGTTCGGGCGGCGTGCGGGCGGTCGAACGCTGCCGCGCGCTGGGCCGGGCGCCTTATTCCGACATGGAGGGTGGGCTCTATCGCGGCTGGCTCAGCCCGGCCCACCGCGCGAGCGTGGAGACCCTCGCCCAGTGGATGGAGGAGGCCGGAATGGCCGCCCGCATCGACGGCGCGGGCAATCTGGTCGGCACCTATCCGGGCACCGGCAATGGCCCGCCGCTGATCATTGGCAGCCATATCGACAGTGTGCGCGATGGCGGTTTCTATGATGGTCCGCTCGGCATCATGCTGGGCGTGGAATGCGTGGCCGCGCTTCATGCGCAGGGCCGCCACATGCCTTTTCCCATCGAGGTCATCGCCTTTGGCGACGAGGAAGGCAGCCGTTTTCCTGCCGCGATGCTGACGAGCAAGGCGGTTGCGGGCCTGCTCGACACCGTGCCCGACATGGCCGACGCGCAAGGGGTGAGCCTGGCGCAGGCACTGGGCGAGTGGGGCCTTTCGCCCGAAACGCTGCTGGCCGCGCGGCATCCGGGCGCGCTCGCCTATCTCGAAGCCCATATCGAACAGGGGCCGGTGCTGGAGGCCGAAGGGCTGGCGCTGGGCGTGGTGACCGGAATCGCCGCGCAACTGCGCTACGAGGTCGCGGTTCGCGGCCTTGCCGGGCACGCGGGCACATCGGCCATGCCGCTGCGCCGCGATGCGCTGGCCGGGGCGGCTGAAATGATCCTGGCGATCGAGGCCATCGCGCGCGCCGACCACAGCGATCTGGTGGCGACCGTGGGCCGTCTGGCGGCGCTTCCGGGGGCCGCCAACGTGATCGCGGGCGAAGTGCGCTTCACCATCGACGTGCGCGCCGGGGAAAGCCCCCGTCGCGACCACGCGGCGCAGGCGGTCCTGGCCGAAATCGCCGCCATTGCCGCGCGGCGCGGGCTCTCGCTAGACCATCGCCTGATCCACGATCTTCCCCCGTCGCCCTGCGATCCGGCGCTGATGGACGGGCTGGAAGCTGCGCTTGTGGGCGCTGGCTACCCCGCCCGGCGGCTGGTTTCCGGGGCCGGCCACGATGCCATGATCATGGCCGCGATTGCCCCCACGGCCATGCTGTTCACCCGCTGCCGCGAAGGGGTGAGCCACAATCCTGCCGAGCATGTCGAGGAGGCCGATGCGCAAGCCGCGCTCGCCGTCATGCTGGGCTTTATCGAGAACCTGGGAGTGTCCTGTGCCTGA
- a CDS encoding LysR family transcriptional regulator encodes MAAEQFNNLAAFVAVAQERSFTRAAARLGVSQSALSQTIKGLEARLGIRLLTRSTRSVTPTEAGARLLATVAPRFREIEQELDALTMLRDRPAGNVRITAAEHAALSVLQPALARILPRYPDVTVEIVVDYGLTDIVAERFDAGVRLGEQVAKDMIAVPIGPPMRMAVVGAPSYFARHARPETPRDLTDHNCINIRLPTYGGLFAWEFDHGGREVRVRVEGQVIVNHAGLRLASVLGGLGLAYLPEDQILDHVAQGRLIRVLEDWCEPFPGYHLYYPSRHHASSAFGVVVEALRYRGG; translated from the coding sequence ATGGCGGCGGAACAGTTCAACAATCTCGCCGCCTTCGTGGCGGTGGCGCAAGAGCGCAGCTTCACCCGCGCGGCGGCCAGACTGGGGGTCTCGCAGTCGGCGCTCAGCCAGACGATCAAGGGGCTGGAGGCCCGGCTGGGCATTCGCCTGCTTACCCGCAGCACGCGCAGCGTTACCCCGACGGAGGCTGGCGCACGCCTGCTCGCGACAGTGGCGCCGCGTTTCCGCGAGATCGAACAGGAACTGGACGCCCTGACCATGCTGCGCGACAGGCCCGCCGGGAACGTGCGGATCACGGCGGCCGAACATGCCGCGCTCTCGGTCCTCCAGCCTGCGCTGGCGCGGATCCTGCCGCGCTATCCCGATGTCACGGTGGAGATCGTCGTCGATTATGGCCTGACCGACATCGTGGCCGAGCGGTTCGATGCGGGGGTCCGTCTGGGCGAGCAGGTGGCCAAAGACATGATCGCGGTGCCCATCGGGCCGCCCATGCGCATGGCGGTGGTCGGCGCGCCATCCTATTTTGCCCGCCATGCCCGGCCCGAAACGCCACGGGACCTGACTGATCACAACTGCATCAATATCCGCCTGCCGACGTATGGCGGCCTGTTTGCGTGGGAGTTCGACCACGGCGGGCGCGAGGTGCGCGTGCGGGTCGAGGGGCAGGTGATCGTCAACCATGCCGGGTTGAGGCTGGCTTCGGTGCTGGGCGGACTGGGGCTGGCCTATCTGCCCGAGGACCAGATCCTCGACCATGTCGCGCAAGGGCGGTTGATCCGCGTGCTCGAAGACTGGTGCGAACCGTTTCCCGGCTATCATCTTTATTATCCGAGCCGTCATCATGCTTCGTCGGCCTTCGGGGTGGTGGTGGAGGCGCTGCGCTATCGTGGTGGTTGA
- a CDS encoding AtzE family amidohydrolase produces MISALEQAAAVRAGRVRARDLAQVALDRLAVDEHAAVTRLLAARALDEADRIDAMLAAGQDPGVLAGVPYGVKDLFDVAGEVTTAGSAVRAQAAPASHDAEAVRRLQAAGAVLVATLNMDEFAYGFATINARHGTTRNPHDPARLAGGSSGGSAAVVAAGHLAFALGSDTNGSIRVPASLCGLYGLKPTHADLPLEGTFPFAHSFDDIGPFTGSLADMRAIWSVLSARPDDAGGDVPRLAALGGRFAENRDPFQAEAIARIVGEGPVLSFPDLARYRSAAFLITAYEGGALHRETLARAAMDYDPAVRDRLIAGSLLPATLYEAAQDLRATARDHVDTMMEEAGVDVMVAPGTPCVAPLIADPRIAIDGALVPARADLGIHTQPITFLGLPSLCVPLAREGQLPLGIQLIGRRFGETALFACAQMLEERGIVGARAPGAISKEWQ; encoded by the coding sequence ATGATCAGCGCGCTCGAACAGGCCGCCGCCGTGCGGGCGGGCAGGGTGCGGGCGCGCGATCTGGCGCAGGTTGCGCTCGACCGCCTCGCGGTCGATGAGCATGCCGCCGTCACCCGCCTGCTGGCCGCGCGCGCGCTGGACGAGGCCGACCGGATCGATGCCATGCTTGCCGCCGGGCAGGATCCGGGCGTTCTGGCGGGCGTGCCCTATGGCGTGAAAGACCTGTTCGACGTGGCGGGCGAGGTGACGACGGCAGGGTCTGCGGTGCGCGCTCAAGCCGCGCCTGCCAGCCATGATGCAGAAGCGGTCCGCCGTCTTCAGGCTGCTGGCGCGGTGCTGGTCGCCACGCTCAATATGGACGAGTTCGCCTATGGCTTCGCGACGATCAACGCGCGCCATGGCACGACGCGTAACCCCCACGACCCCGCGCGGCTGGCGGGCGGCTCTTCGGGCGGTTCGGCGGCCGTGGTCGCGGCGGGGCATCTGGCTTTCGCGCTGGGCTCCGACACCAACGGGTCGATCCGCGTTCCGGCCAGCCTGTGCGGCCTCTATGGCCTCAAGCCCACGCATGCGGATTTGCCGCTCGAAGGGACATTCCCTTTCGCGCACAGTTTCGACGACATCGGGCCGTTCACCGGCTCGCTGGCCGATATGCGCGCGATCTGGTCGGTTCTGTCGGCCCGCCCTGACGATGCGGGGGGGGATGTCCCCCGTCTGGCCGCGCTCGGGGGCCGCTTTGCCGAAAATCGCGATCCCTTTCAGGCCGAAGCGATTGCCCGGATCGTGGGCGAGGGGCCGGTGCTGTCTTTCCCTGATCTGGCACGCTATCGTTCGGCGGCCTTCCTGATCACCGCATACGAGGGCGGGGCGCTTCACCGCGAGACGCTTGCCCGCGCGGCGATGGACTATGACCCCGCCGTGCGCGACCGGCTGATCGCCGGAAGCCTGCTGCCCGCCACCCTTTACGAGGCCGCGCAAGACTTGCGCGCCACGGCCCGCGACCATGTCGATACGATGATGGAAGAGGCCGGGGTCGATGTGATGGTGGCGCCCGGAACCCCTTGCGTTGCCCCGCTGATCGCCGATCCGCGCATCGCAATCGATGGCGCCCTGGTGCCGGCCCGTGCCGATCTTGGCATTCACACCCAGCCGATCACCTTCCTCGGGCTCCCCTCGCTGTGCGTCCCCCTCGCACGCGAGGGGCAATTGCCGCTCGGTATTCAGTTGATAGGCCGTCGATTTGGGGAAACGGCTCTTTTCGCCTGCGCACAAATGCTCGAAGAGCGGGGCATTGTCGGCGCGCGTGCGCCGGGGGCAATCTCGAAGGAATGGCAATGA
- a CDS encoding alanine--glyoxylate aminotransferase family protein, whose protein sequence is MGPGPVNAHPRVLRAMSADLLGQFDPEMTGYMNQVMALYRPIFGTGNQWTMLVDGTARAGIEAALVSMIQPGETALVVNFGRFGLLLQEILTRIGARFETVDAPWGEVVPMEAIREAALRIEPRLICTVHGDTSTTMAQPLDGIGAIAREVGALVYVDATATLGGMEIAADRWGADVVTGGLQKCMGGPSGSAPITVSDAAAKAIFARRHDEKGIRAADAIDGTGARIGSNYFDLAMIMDYWSDKRLNHHTEATTMLYGARECARVALGEGLDARFRRHRAAGAAMSAGLRAMGLTLFGQDAHRMTNVTGVYIPEGVDGEAVRRAMREQFEIEIGTAFGPLVGKIWRLGAMGYNAMKHKVLITLAALEACLAAQGLSLPLGAAVPAALAAWDEVMAA, encoded by the coding sequence ATGGGGCCGGGCCCGGTCAATGCCCATCCGCGCGTGCTGCGCGCGATGAGCGCAGACCTGCTCGGGCAGTTCGACCCGGAAATGACCGGCTACATGAACCAGGTCATGGCGCTCTATCGTCCGATCTTCGGGACGGGAAACCAGTGGACGATGCTGGTCGACGGCACCGCGCGCGCGGGGATCGAGGCCGCGCTGGTCAGCATGATCCAGCCGGGGGAAACCGCGCTGGTGGTCAATTTCGGGCGCTTTGGCCTGTTGCTTCAGGAAATCCTCACCCGCATCGGCGCGCGGTTCGAAACGGTCGATGCGCCCTGGGGCGAAGTCGTGCCGATGGAGGCTATCCGCGAGGCCGCGCTGCGGATCGAGCCGCGCCTGATCTGCACGGTCCATGGCGATACCTCGACGACGATGGCCCAGCCGCTCGACGGCATCGGCGCGATTGCCCGCGAAGTGGGCGCGCTCGTCTATGTCGATGCCACCGCGACGCTGGGCGGCATGGAAATCGCCGCTGACCGCTGGGGCGCCGATGTCGTGACCGGCGGCCTGCAGAAGTGCATGGGCGGGCCTTCGGGCAGCGCGCCGATCACCGTGTCGGATGCCGCGGCCAAGGCGATCTTTGCCCGTCGCCACGACGAAAAAGGCATTCGCGCGGCGGACGCCATTGACGGCACGGGCGCGCGGATCGGCTCGAACTACTTCGATCTGGCCATGATCATGGACTATTGGAGCGACAAGCGCCTCAACCATCACACCGAGGCGACGACCATGCTCTATGGCGCGCGGGAATGCGCGCGCGTGGCGCTGGGCGAGGGGCTGGACGCCCGCTTCCGCCGCCACCGCGCGGCGGGCGCGGCGATGAGCGCGGGCCTGCGCGCGATGGGCCTGACCCTGTTCGGGCAGGACGCCCACCGCATGACCAATGTGACCGGCGTCTATATTCCCGAAGGCGTCGATGGCGAGGCCGTGCGCCGCGCCATGCGCGAGCAGTTCGAGATCGAGATCGGCACTGCCTTTGGCCCGCTGGTCGGCAAGATCTGGCGTCTGGGCGCGATGGGCTACAACGCGATGAAGCACAAGGTGCTGATCACGCTGGCCGCGCTCGAAGCCTGCTTGGCGGCGCAAGGGCTGTCGCTGCCGCTGGGCGCGGCGGTGCCTGCGGCGCTGGCCGCCTGGGACGAGGTCATGGCCGCATGA
- a CDS encoding 5'-methylthioadenosine/S-adenosylhomocysteine nucleosidase gives MRFARVFLAAASLGVAVPALAAAPAPAQVSTLLDSTPRTLILTAYAPEWEAMAAVITHGQKLKINDREIVLGTLSGHPVILMSSGVSMVNAAMNTQLALDHFRVRRIVFSGVAGGVDPALSIGDVSVPEHWGQYLEVMLARKTGKGWQVPEPSPEGAPENWEFLFPNGTIVGNADEPARNHMTFAVDPGLLALARKVAAGISLEACVAPSAGQSAQTKLCLPHQPKVEVGGTGVSAGAYADNAQFREYLFRAWHARLLDMESAALTQVAYANKVPAIVFRSLSDLAGGDADHNMEYVFDHLASVNSAKVVEAFVAALPD, from the coding sequence ATGCGTTTTGCCCGTGTTTTTCTGGCTGCTGCCAGCCTTGGTGTCGCTGTGCCCGCCTTGGCCGCCGCTCCGGCTCCGGCCCAGGTGTCCACCCTGCTCGACAGCACCCCGCGCACGCTGATCCTCACCGCCTATGCTCCCGAATGGGAAGCGATGGCGGCGGTCATTACCCATGGCCAAAAGCTGAAGATCAACGACCGCGAGATCGTGCTGGGCACGCTTTCGGGCCACCCGGTGATCCTGATGTCGAGCGGGGTGAGCATGGTCAACGCGGCCATGAACACCCAGCTTGCGCTCGATCATTTCAGGGTCCGGCGGATCGTCTTTTCGGGCGTGGCGGGGGGCGTCGATCCCGCGCTCTCGATTGGCGACGTGTCTGTGCCCGAACACTGGGGGCAGTATCTGGAGGTGATGCTCGCCCGCAAGACCGGCAAGGGCTGGCAGGTTCCCGAGCCCAGCCCGGAAGGTGCGCCCGAAAACTGGGAATTCCTGTTCCCCAACGGCACCATCGTGGGCAATGCGGATGAACCCGCGCGCAACCACATGACCTTTGCGGTCGATCCGGGCCTGCTGGCCCTTGCGCGCAAGGTTGCTGCCGGGATCAGCCTTGAGGCCTGCGTGGCGCCGTCCGCCGGGCAGAGCGCCCAGACGAAGCTGTGCCTGCCCCATCAGCCCAAGGTCGAAGTGGGGGGCACCGGCGTTTCGGCGGGGGCCTATGCCGACAATGCCCAGTTCCGCGAATACCTGTTCCGCGCCTGGCATGCCCGGCTGCTCGACATGGAAAGCGCCGCGCTGACGCAGGTGGCCTATGCCAACAAGGTGCCTGCCATCGTCTTCCGCTCGCTCTCCGATCTGGCCGGCGGCGACGCTGACCACAACATGGAATATGTTTTCGACCACCTCGCGTCGGTGAACTCGGCCAAAGTGGTCGAGGCTTTCGTCGCCGCCCTGCCGGATTGA
- a CDS encoding gamma-glutamyltransferase family protein yields MTRPLHTVKGRHGIVTAPHYLAAQAGLGVLEDGGSAAQATITVAATLAVVYPHMTGIGGDGFWLIRESDGRLHGVHGVGAAAAKADLGLYAGAGHDVVPWRGPLAANTVAGTLSAWQAVLETEPSPLPLSRLLAPAIALAEEGVVVTAGHAAIAAAKGPELRVQGGAYASVFEPEGRPLREGDVLRQPALARTLRRLAEAGVVDFYDGALAVDVAADLAELGSPVSAADLAAHRASRPAPLSVATRAGRLYNSAPPTQGVASLLILALAERSGYAAPSGEDFAHVHALVEATKQAFLWRDVHCGDPAYMAQAAQDVLDDEALLDSMAAKIDPARALPWPQPSQAGDTCWFGAIDGKGQVVSAIQSTYFEFGSGLVLPRTGITWQNRGASFRLAQSGWNALKPGRVPFHTLNPALAELADGRVMAYGTMGGEGQPQTQAAVFSRHVWHGMDLQEAISAPRWLLGRTWGEDSTTLKIEDGFDEAVYAALAQAGHEVERVGPLTAMMGHAGALVRHPDGALEGATDPRSDGGVAAW; encoded by the coding sequence ATGACCAGACCACTCCACACCGTGAAGGGCCGCCACGGCATCGTGACCGCGCCGCACTATCTGGCCGCGCAGGCAGGCCTTGGCGTGCTGGAAGACGGGGGCAGCGCCGCGCAGGCGACGATCACTGTCGCGGCCACGCTGGCGGTCGTTTATCCGCACATGACCGGCATTGGCGGTGATGGCTTCTGGCTGATCCGCGAGAGCGACGGGCGCCTTCATGGCGTCCACGGGGTCGGCGCCGCGGCGGCTAAGGCCGATCTGGGGCTCTATGCCGGGGCGGGTCATGATGTGGTGCCCTGGCGCGGGCCGCTGGCGGCCAATACGGTCGCGGGCACGCTTTCGGCCTGGCAGGCCGTGCTGGAGACCGAACCTTCGCCGCTGCCGCTTTCGCGCCTGCTGGCCCCGGCCATTGCGCTGGCAGAAGAAGGCGTTGTCGTGACGGCGGGCCATGCCGCCATCGCGGCGGCCAAGGGGCCCGAACTGCGCGTGCAGGGCGGCGCCTATGCCAGCGTGTTCGAGCCCGAAGGCCGCCCGCTGCGCGAAGGCGACGTGCTGCGCCAACCCGCGCTGGCCCGCACCTTGCGCCGTCTGGCCGAGGCCGGGGTTGTCGATTTCTATGACGGGGCACTGGCCGTCGATGTCGCGGCCGATCTGGCCGAACTGGGCAGCCCGGTCAGCGCGGCCGACCTTGCCGCCCACCGCGCCAGCAGGCCCGCGCCGCTGAGCGTCGCGACCCGCGCCGGGCGCCTGTACAACAGCGCGCCGCCCACGCAGGGCGTCGCCTCGTTGCTGATCCTCGCGCTGGCCGAGCGCTCGGGCTATGCGGCGCCCTCGGGCGAGGATTTCGCCCATGTCCACGCGCTGGTCGAGGCGACCAAGCAGGCCTTCCTGTGGCGCGACGTGCACTGCGGCGATCCGGCCTACATGGCGCAGGCCGCGCAAGACGTGCTCGACGACGAAGCCCTGCTCGACAGCATGGCCGCGAAGATCGACCCCGCGCGCGCGCTGCCCTGGCCGCAGCCCTCGCAGGCGGGCGATACCTGCTGGTTTGGCGCGATCGACGGCAAGGGACAGGTCGTCTCGGCGATCCAGAGCACCTATTTCGAGTTCGGCTCGGGCCTCGTCCTGCCGCGCACGGGGATTACCTGGCAGAACCGGGGGGCCTCGTTCCGTCTGGCGCAAAGTGGCTGGAATGCCCTGAAGCCGGGCCGCGTGCCGTTCCACACGCTCAACCCCGCGCTGGCTGAACTGGCCGATGGCCGGGTCATGGCCTATGGCACGATGGGCGGCGAGGGGCAGCCCCAGACGCAGGCGGCGGTCTTCTCGCGCCATGTCTGGCACGGGATGGACCTTCAGGAGGCGATTTCCGCGCCACGCTGGCTGCTGGGCCGCACCTGGGGCGAGGACAGCACGACGCTCAAGATCGAGGATGGCTTCGACGAGGCGGTCTATGCCGCGCTCGCGCAGGCGGGGCACGAGGTCGAACGCGTCGGCCCACTCACCGCGATGATGGGCCATGCCGGCGCGCTCGTGCGCCATCCCGACGGCGCGCTCGAAGGGGCGACCGATCCGCGCAGCGATGGCGGGGTTGCCGCATGGTGA
- the uraD gene encoding 2-oxo-4-hydroxy-4-carboxy-5-ureidoimidazoline decarboxylase — MTALFEHSPWVEERADAAPSSGDRHADLMAVVHAATREEQLALIRAHPELAGKAAIDGTLTQASAAEQASAGLDRLTPDEFARFHALNAAYHAAHAMPFIICVRLTDKAGILAAMEARAQNDTETEIATALAEIGKITRLRLEDMA; from the coding sequence TTGACCGCCCTGTTTGAACATTCTCCGTGGGTCGAGGAACGGGCCGATGCCGCGCCGTCCTCGGGAGACCGCCACGCCGACCTCATGGCCGTCGTTCATGCCGCCACGCGCGAGGAACAACTCGCGCTGATCCGCGCGCACCCCGAACTGGCAGGCAAGGCGGCGATTGACGGCACCTTGACGCAGGCCTCGGCCGCCGAGCAGGCTTCTGCGGGGCTGGACCGCCTGACGCCCGACGAATTTGCCCGGTTCCACGCGCTCAACGCGGCCTATCACGCGGCCCATGCGATGCCCTTCATCATCTGCGTGCGCCTGACCGACAAGGCCGGGATCCTCGCGGCGATGGAAGCGCGCGCGCAAAACGACACCGAAACCGAAATCGCCACCGCGCTTGCCGAGATCGGCAAGATTACCCGCCTCAGGCTGGAGGACATGGCATGA
- the puuE gene encoding allantoinase PuuE produces the protein MMRDLVGYGATPRLGVWPEGARVAVNFVINYEEGAENSVLNGDELSEGFLSDMVGAARHPGRAMAMESLYEYGSRAGFWRLHRLFTERKLPLTVFGVAAAMEQNPQAVEAMLKAGWEVASHGYRWIDYQYLPEELEAEHIAKAIAIHTRLTGSRPLGWYQGRTSPNTARLVAQEGGFVYDADSYADDVPYWDASHGKPQLIVPYSLDANDMKIVALNGFTEGEQFFRYLRDTYDQLAEEGGRMMSVGLHGRIAGRPGRARAVARFVDHVLADGRGWIATRLDIAQLWSAQNPFNGDRPLQGNPFAGEDA, from the coding sequence ATGATGCGCGATCTCGTCGGCTATGGCGCGACCCCGCGCCTTGGCGTCTGGCCTGAAGGCGCGCGCGTGGCGGTCAATTTCGTCATCAACTATGAAGAAGGCGCGGAAAACAGCGTCCTCAACGGCGACGAACTGTCCGAAGGGTTCCTCTCGGACATGGTGGGCGCGGCCCGCCATCCGGGCCGCGCCATGGCGATGGAAAGCCTCTACGAATATGGCAGCCGGGCCGGGTTCTGGCGGCTTCATCGCCTGTTTACCGAACGCAAGCTTCCGCTCACGGTGTTCGGCGTGGCGGCGGCGATGGAACAGAACCCGCAGGCGGTCGAGGCGATGCTGAAGGCGGGCTGGGAAGTGGCCAGCCACGGCTATCGCTGGATCGACTACCAGTACCTGCCCGAGGAGCTTGAGGCCGAGCATATCGCCAAGGCCATCGCGATCCACACCCGCCTGACCGGCAGCCGCCCGCTCGGCTGGTATCAGGGGCGCACCAGCCCCAATACCGCCCGCCTCGTCGCGCAGGAAGGCGGCTTCGTCTATGATGCCGACAGCTATGCCGACGACGTGCCCTATTGGGATGCCTCCCACGGGAAACCGCAGTTGATCGTGCCTTACAGCCTCGACGCCAACGACATGAAGATCGTGGCGCTCAACGGCTTTACCGAGGGCGAGCAGTTCTTCCGCTACTTGCGCGATACCTACGACCAGCTCGCCGAGGAAGGCGGGCGGATGATGAGCGTGGGCCTTCACGGGCGCATCGCCGGGCGTCCGGGGCGGGCGCGGGCGGTGGCGCGGTTTGTCGATCATGTCCTGGCCGATGGGCGCGGGTGGATCGCCACCCGCCTCGACATCGCGCAGCTCTGGTCGGCGCAGAACCCGTTTAACGGGGATCGACCGTTGCAGGGCAATCCTTTTGCCGGAGAGGACGCATGA
- a CDS encoding NCS2 family permease, translating into MTQSVAQRLGAYFDLEARGTNIRTEVVAGATTFLTMAYIVLVNPSILGQAGMPVAAVAAATCFAAAFASILMGFAANTPLALAPGMGLNAYFAFTVVGQMHVPWPVGLGCVLISGLVFLILTLTGVRQLIVSVIPNYLFAAVAGGIGLFIGFIGLKDAGIVVGNPATIVALGNLKSAGPALALLGLLIIGVLSVWNVRGAMLLGIVATTLVGWLVGMVHVDPQPYNLAAMTQTVFKLDLPGVLKLSGGVAEIVFVFLFVDLFDNIGTLVAVTKRAGLMDKAGRIPGLNRILITDAVATMVGAMAGTSTVTSYVESAAGVQAGGRTGLTAIVAGLLFFATMFVAPYAQLVPLAATAPALIVVGGLMLLPLTEVDWEDPMAAIPGFLTVATIPLTFSIANGLAMGITSHALLILLRGRASRKDWFLFLLAALFVFRFVWMGAA; encoded by the coding sequence ATGACGCAAAGTGTCGCGCAGCGACTGGGGGCCTATTTCGATCTGGAGGCGCGCGGGACGAACATCCGCACCGAAGTGGTGGCAGGTGCCACCACCTTCCTGACGATGGCCTATATCGTGCTGGTCAACCCCTCGATCCTGGGGCAGGCGGGGATGCCGGTGGCGGCGGTCGCGGCGGCGACGTGCTTTGCCGCGGCCTTCGCCTCGATCCTGATGGGGTTTGCGGCCAATACCCCGCTCGCGCTGGCGCCGGGCATGGGGCTCAACGCCTATTTCGCGTTTACCGTGGTGGGCCAGATGCATGTTCCCTGGCCGGTCGGGCTGGGCTGCGTGCTGATTTCGGGGCTGGTGTTCCTGATCCTGACGCTCACGGGTGTGCGCCAGCTGATCGTTTCGGTCATTCCCAACTACCTGTTCGCGGCGGTCGCGGGCGGGATCGGGCTGTTCATCGGCTTCATCGGCCTCAAGGATGCCGGGATCGTCGTGGGCAATCCGGCGACCATCGTGGCGCTGGGCAACCTCAAGAGCGCGGGGCCTGCGCTCGCGCTGCTGGGCCTGCTGATCATCGGCGTGCTGTCGGTGTGGAACGTGCGCGGGGCGATGCTGCTGGGCATCGTGGCGACCACGCTCGTGGGCTGGCTGGTGGGCATGGTCCATGTCGATCCGCAGCCCTACAATCTGGCCGCGATGACGCAGACGGTCTTCAAGCTCGACCTGCCCGGCGTACTCAAGCTGTCGGGCGGCGTGGCCGAGATCGTCTTCGTGTTCCTGTTCGTCGACCTGTTCGACAATATCGGCACCCTTGTGGCCGTGACCAAGCGGGCCGGGCTGATGGACAAGGCCGGGCGCATTCCGGGCCTCAACCGCATCCTGATCACTGATGCGGTGGCCACGATGGTCGGCGCCATGGCCGGGACCAGCACGGTGACCTCCTATGTCGAGAGCGCCGCCGGGGTTCAGGCCGGTGGCCGCACCGGCTTGACCGCGATCGTCGCGGGCCTGCTGTTCTTTGCAACGATGTTCGTGGCCCCTTATGCCCAGCTCGTGCCGCTCGCGGCAACGGCGCCCGCGCTGATCGTGGTGGGCGGGCTGATGCTCCTGCCGCTCACCGAAGTGGACTGGGAAGACCCGATGGCGGCGATCCCCGGCTTCCTGACCGTGGCGACGATCCCGCTGACGTTCTCGATCGCCAATGGCCTTGCCATGGGGATCACCTCGCATGCGCTGCTGATCCTGCTGCGCGGCCGGGCCAGCCGCAAGGACTGGTTCCTGTTCCTGCTCGCCGCGCTCTTCGTGTTCCGCTTTGTCTGGATGGGAGCGGCCTGA